A single region of the Pseudomonas sp. GGS8 genome encodes:
- the eno gene encoding phosphopyruvate hydratase — protein MAKIVDIKGREVLDSRGNPTVEADVLLDNGIIGSACAPSGASTGSREALELRDGDKSRYLGKGVLKAVANINGPIRDLLLGKDPSDQKALDHAMIKLDGTENKATLGANAILAVSLAAAKAAAQDQDLPLYAHIANLNGTPGVYSMPVPMMNIINGGEHADNNVDIQEFMVQPVGAKSFSEGLRMGTEIFHHLKAVLKARGLSTAVGDEGGFAPNLASNEDALKVISEAVANAGYKLGTDVTLALDCAASEFYEDGKYNLSGEGQVFTAEGFADYLKGLTERYPIISIEDGLDESDWAGWKILTDKIGEKTQLVGDDLFVTNTKILKEGIDKKIANSILIKFNQIGTLTETLEAIQMAKAAGYTAVISHRSGETEDSTIADLAVGTSAGQIKTGSLCRSDRVSKYNQLLRIEEQLNGKAKYNGRSEFRG, from the coding sequence ATGGCAAAAATCGTCGACATCAAAGGTCGTGAAGTTCTCGACTCCCGTGGCAATCCCACTGTGGAAGCAGACGTGCTTCTCGATAACGGCATCATCGGCAGCGCTTGCGCGCCATCCGGTGCTTCCACTGGCTCGCGTGAAGCGCTCGAGCTGCGTGATGGCGACAAGAGCCGTTACCTGGGTAAAGGCGTGCTCAAGGCCGTAGCCAACATCAACGGTCCGATCCGTGACTTGTTGCTGGGCAAAGACCCAAGCGACCAGAAAGCGCTGGATCACGCGATGATCAAGCTCGATGGCACTGAAAACAAAGCGACCCTGGGCGCCAACGCGATCCTCGCCGTTTCCCTGGCCGCAGCCAAGGCAGCAGCGCAGGACCAGGACCTGCCGCTGTACGCTCACATCGCTAACCTGAATGGCACCCCGGGTGTTTACTCGATGCCGGTTCCGATGATGAACATCATCAACGGTGGCGAGCACGCCGATAACAACGTCGACATTCAGGAATTCATGGTTCAGCCGGTTGGCGCCAAGTCTTTCTCGGAAGGTCTGCGCATGGGCACCGAGATTTTCCATCACCTCAAAGCCGTTCTGAAGGCCCGTGGCCTGAGCACTGCCGTTGGTGACGAAGGTGGTTTCGCACCAAACCTGGCCTCCAACGAAGACGCTTTGAAAGTGATCTCCGAAGCGGTGGCCAACGCCGGTTACAAGCTGGGCACCGACGTGACCCTGGCTCTGGACTGCGCGGCCAGCGAATTCTACGAAGATGGCAAGTACAACCTGTCCGGCGAAGGCCAGGTGTTCACTGCTGAAGGTTTCGCCGATTACCTGAAAGGTCTGACCGAGCGTTACCCGATCATCTCCATTGAAGACGGTCTGGACGAGTCCGACTGGGCTGGTTGGAAAATCCTCACCGACAAGATCGGCGAGAAGACTCAGCTGGTAGGCGACGACCTGTTCGTGACCAACACCAAGATCCTGAAAGAAGGCATCGACAAAAAGATCGCCAACTCGATCCTGATCAAGTTCAACCAGATCGGCACCCTGACCGAAACCCTGGAAGCCATCCAGATGGCCAAGGCCGCTGGTTACACCGCTGTGATCTCGCACCGCTCCGGCGAAACCGAAGATTCGACCATTGCCGACCTGGCCGTGGGCACCTCGGCTGGCCAGATCAAGACCGGTTCGCTGTGCCGTTCCGACCGCGTTTCCAAGTACAACCAACTGCTGCGTATCGAAGAGCAGTTGAATGGCAAAGCCAAGTACAACGGCCGTAGCGAATTCCGCGGCTGA
- the kdsA gene encoding 3-deoxy-8-phosphooctulonate synthase, protein MAQKIIRVGDIEIANDKPMVLFGGMNVLESRDMAMQVCEEYVKVTEKLGIPYVFKASFDKANRSSVTSYRGPGLEEGMRIFQDIKQAFGVPIITDVHEPDQAAVVAEVCDIIQLPAFLSRQTDLVVAMAKTGAVINIKKAQFLAPQEMKHILNKCVEAGNDQLILCERGSSFGYNNLVVDMLGFGIMKQFEYPVFFDVTHALQMPGGRSDSAGGRRAQVTDLAKAGMSQSLAGLFLEAHPDPDNAKCDGPCALRLDKLEPFLAQLKALDELVKSFPTVETA, encoded by the coding sequence ATGGCGCAGAAGATCATCCGCGTAGGCGATATCGAGATTGCCAATGACAAGCCAATGGTGCTGTTCGGTGGCATGAACGTGCTGGAAAGCCGTGACATGGCGATGCAGGTCTGCGAAGAGTACGTAAAGGTCACCGAGAAACTCGGTATCCCTTACGTGTTCAAGGCCAGTTTCGACAAGGCGAACCGTTCTTCTGTGACCTCTTACCGTGGCCCCGGCCTGGAAGAGGGCATGCGGATTTTCCAGGACATCAAGCAAGCCTTCGGCGTGCCGATCATTACCGATGTCCACGAGCCTGATCAGGCCGCGGTCGTCGCTGAAGTCTGCGACATCATCCAGTTGCCGGCCTTCCTGTCGCGCCAGACCGACCTTGTGGTCGCGATGGCCAAGACCGGCGCGGTGATCAACATCAAGAAAGCCCAGTTCCTCGCGCCTCAGGAAATGAAACACATCCTGAACAAGTGCGTGGAAGCCGGTAACGATCAGTTGATTCTCTGCGAACGTGGTTCGAGCTTCGGCTACAACAATCTCGTGGTCGACATGCTCGGTTTCGGCATCATGAAGCAGTTCGAGTACCCGGTGTTCTTCGACGTGACCCACGCGTTGCAAATGCCTGGCGGCCGCTCCGATTCCGCCGGCGGTCGTCGTGCCCAGGTCACTGACCTGGCCAAGGCCGGTATGAGCCAGTCGCTGGCCGGGCTGTTCCTCGAAGCGCACCCGGACCCGGACAACGCCAAATGCGACGGTCCTTGCGCTCTGCGTCTGGATAAACTGGAGCCATTCCTGGCCCAGCTCAAAGCACTGGACGAACTGGTGAAGAGTTTTCCGACGGTAGAAACCGCGTAA
- the fghA gene encoding S-formylglutathione hydrolase, with the protein MSLENISCQKSFGGWHKRYRHRSDVLGCDMVFAVYLPPQAEQGGKLPVLYWLSGLTCTDENFMQKAGAMRMAAELGLIVVAPDTSPRGPEVPGDPDGAWDFGLGAGFYLNATQEPWSRHYRMHDYVVQELPALVEAHFPASDKRGISGHSMGGHGALVCALRNPGRYQSVSAFSPINNPIDCPWGQKAFSRYLGEDRSKWREWDACALIAEADEKLPLLVDQGDRDDFLATQLKPETLQQAAKLAGHPLTLRLQPGYDHSYFFIASFIDDHLQHHGRALGV; encoded by the coding sequence ATGAGCCTGGAAAATATCTCCTGCCAGAAAAGCTTCGGCGGCTGGCACAAGCGCTACCGGCACCGCTCCGACGTGCTCGGTTGCGACATGGTGTTTGCCGTGTACCTGCCGCCGCAAGCGGAGCAGGGCGGTAAACTGCCGGTGCTGTACTGGTTGTCTGGCCTGACCTGCACCGACGAGAACTTCATGCAGAAGGCCGGCGCCATGCGCATGGCCGCCGAGCTGGGGCTGATCGTCGTCGCACCGGACACCAGCCCGCGCGGTCCCGAAGTGCCGGGTGATCCGGACGGTGCCTGGGACTTCGGCCTCGGTGCCGGGTTTTATCTCAATGCCACGCAGGAACCGTGGTCGCGGCACTATCGGATGCACGACTATGTCGTGCAGGAATTGCCGGCATTGGTCGAGGCGCATTTCCCGGCGTCGGACAAACGCGGCATAAGTGGCCATTCCATGGGCGGTCACGGCGCGCTGGTCTGCGCGTTGCGCAATCCGGGGCGTTATCAGTCGGTGTCGGCATTCTCACCGATCAACAACCCGATCGATTGCCCGTGGGGCCAAAAGGCCTTTTCCCGCTACTTGGGTGAAGACCGGTCGAAATGGCGCGAGTGGGATGCCTGTGCATTGATCGCCGAGGCCGACGAAAAGCTGCCGCTGCTGGTGGATCAGGGGGATCGCGACGATTTCCTCGCCACCCAGCTCAAGCCTGAAACCCTGCAACAGGCGGCGAAACTTGCCGGTCATCCGCTGACGTTGCGTTTGCAACCCGGCTACGACCACAGTTATTTCTTCATCGCGAGTTTCATCGACGACCACTTGCAGCATCACGGACGCGCTCTAGGCGTTTAA
- a CDS encoding LysR substrate-binding domain-containing protein — protein sequence MSENRWEGIDEFVAVAECNQFTAAAERLGVSSSHISRQIVRLEERLQTRLLYRSTRRVTLTEAGQTFLQHCQRLQDGREEALRAVGDLTSEPKGMLRMTCAVAYGERFIVPLVTRFMGMYPQLRVDIELSNRPLDLVHEGLDLAIRLGRLQDSRLVATRLAPRRMYLCASPSYLERYGRPHSLSELSRHNCLIGSSDIWQLEQNGREFSQRVQGNWRCNSGQAVLDAALQGVGLCQLPDYYVLEHLKNGELISLLEAHQPPNTAVWALYPQQRHLSPKVRKLVDYLKEGLAERPEYRV from the coding sequence ATGTCCGAAAACCGCTGGGAAGGCATCGACGAGTTCGTCGCCGTCGCCGAGTGCAACCAATTCACCGCCGCGGCTGAACGCCTTGGAGTGTCTTCCTCCCACATCAGTCGCCAAATCGTACGACTGGAAGAGCGCCTGCAGACCCGCTTGCTCTATCGCAGTACCCGCCGGGTCACGCTGACCGAGGCCGGGCAAACCTTTCTGCAACATTGCCAGCGTTTGCAGGATGGTCGTGAAGAGGCGTTGCGCGCTGTCGGCGACCTGACCAGCGAGCCCAAGGGCATGCTGCGCATGACGTGTGCCGTGGCCTACGGCGAACGATTTATCGTGCCGCTGGTGACTCGCTTCATGGGCATGTATCCGCAACTGCGTGTCGATATCGAACTGAGCAACCGCCCGCTCGATCTGGTGCATGAAGGGCTGGACCTGGCCATCCGACTTGGCCGTCTACAGGATTCAAGATTGGTCGCGACCCGTTTGGCACCACGGCGCATGTACCTGTGCGCCTCACCGTCCTACCTGGAACGGTATGGTCGCCCACACAGCTTGTCGGAACTGAGTCGTCATAACTGCCTCATCGGCAGCTCGGATATCTGGCAACTGGAACAGAACGGGCGGGAATTTTCCCAGCGAGTACAGGGAAACTGGCGCTGCAACAGTGGGCAGGCCGTGCTGGATGCCGCGCTACAAGGGGTTGGGCTGTGTCAGTTGCCGGATTACTACGTGCTGGAGCACCTGAAAAATGGCGAATTGATTTCGCTGCTGGAAGCCCACCAACCACCGAACACAGCGGTTTGGGCGCTTTATCCGCAGCAGCGACATCTGTCGCCGAAGGTGCGCAAGTTGGTGGATTATTTAAAGGAAGGGTTGGCCGAACGGCCTGAGTATCGGGTTTAA
- the ftsB gene encoding cell division protein FtsB, with translation MRSPNWLFLVLLLLLAGLQYRLWVGNGSLAQVAELKQQIADQHAENEALLERNRVMDAEVSELKKGMETVEERARHELGMVKDGETLYQLAQ, from the coding sequence ATGCGCAGTCCCAATTGGTTGTTCCTCGTCTTGCTCTTGCTGCTGGCCGGCCTGCAGTACCGCCTGTGGGTGGGTAATGGCAGTCTGGCGCAAGTGGCCGAGCTGAAGCAGCAGATTGCGGATCAACACGCCGAAAACGAGGCGTTGCTGGAGCGCAACCGAGTGATGGATGCCGAAGTCAGTGAGCTGAAAAAAGGCATGGAGACCGTTGAAGAGCGGGCTCGCCATGAGTTGGGCATGGTCAAGGATGGTGAAACCCTTTACCAGTTGGCCCAATGA
- a CDS encoding S-(hydroxymethyl)glutathione dehydrogenase/class III alcohol dehydrogenase gives MIKSRAAVAFEAKKPLEIVEVDVAMPKAGEVLLRVVASGVCHTDAYTLSGADPEGIFPSILGHEGGAVVEAIGEGVTSVAVGDHVIPLYTPECGKCKFCLSGKTNLCQAIRATQGKGLMPDGTSRFSYKGETIFHYMGTSTFSEYTVLPEISVAKIPKEAPLEKVCLLGCGVTTGIGAVINTAKVKPGDTVAIFGLGGIGLSAVIGAVKAKAGRIIAIDINPAKFEIARQLGATDCVNPKDFDRPIQEVIVDMTDGGVDFSFECIGNVQLMRAALECCHKGWGESVIIGVAGAGQEISTRPFQLVTGRVWRGSAFGGVRGRTELPSYVEMAQTGEIPLDTFITHTMGLEDINKAFDLMHEGKSIRSVIHF, from the coding sequence ATGATCAAGTCGCGCGCCGCCGTTGCCTTCGAGGCCAAGAAGCCCCTCGAGATCGTTGAAGTCGATGTCGCCATGCCCAAGGCGGGCGAAGTCCTGCTGCGCGTTGTCGCTTCCGGTGTCTGCCATACCGATGCCTACACCCTCTCGGGCGCGGACCCGGAAGGGATCTTCCCGTCGATCCTGGGTCACGAAGGTGGCGCGGTGGTCGAAGCGATCGGCGAGGGCGTGACTTCGGTTGCCGTCGGTGACCATGTGATCCCGCTGTACACCCCGGAATGTGGTAAATGCAAATTCTGTCTGTCGGGCAAAACCAACCTCTGCCAGGCGATTCGTGCAACCCAAGGTAAAGGCCTGATGCCGGATGGCACTTCGCGCTTTTCCTACAAGGGCGAAACGATTTTCCACTACATGGGCACCTCGACCTTTTCCGAGTACACCGTGCTGCCGGAAATCTCCGTCGCCAAAATTCCTAAAGAAGCACCGCTGGAAAAAGTCTGCCTGCTGGGCTGTGGCGTCACCACCGGCATCGGTGCAGTGATCAACACTGCCAAGGTCAAACCGGGTGACACCGTTGCCATCTTCGGCCTGGGCGGCATTGGACTGTCTGCCGTGATCGGCGCGGTCAAAGCCAAGGCTGGCCGGATCATCGCCATCGACATCAATCCGGCCAAGTTCGAAATCGCCAGGCAATTGGGCGCCACCGACTGCGTGAACCCGAAAGACTTCGATCGTCCGATTCAGGAAGTGATCGTCGACATGACCGATGGCGGCGTCGACTTCTCGTTCGAATGCATCGGCAACGTGCAGTTGATGCGTGCCGCACTTGAGTGCTGCCACAAAGGTTGGGGCGAGTCGGTAATCATTGGTGTGGCCGGCGCCGGCCAGGAAATCTCCACTCGTCCGTTCCAGTTGGTCACCGGTCGCGTCTGGCGCGGTTCGGCGTTCGGTGGTGTGCGTGGCCGTACCGAGTTGCCAAGCTATGTCGAAATGGCTCAGACCGGCGAGATCCCGCTGGATACCTTCATCACCCATACCATGGGCCTGGAAGATATCAACAAGGCGTTCGATCTGATGCATGAAGGCAAAAGCATCCGTAGCGTCATCCATTTCTGA
- the ispD gene encoding 2-C-methyl-D-erythritol 4-phosphate cytidylyltransferase, producing MIESLPAFWAVIPAAGVGARMAADRPKQYLQLGGRTILEHSLGCFLDHPALKGLVVSLAIDDPYWPNLACAADPRIQRVEGGAERSGSVLNALLHLHAQGADDEDWVLVHDAARPNLARDDLDKLLSELADDSVGGLLAVPARDTLKRVDKHGRVLETVDRSVIWQAYTPQMFRLGALHRALADSLVADVVITDEASAMEWAGMAPRLIEGRSDNIKVTRPEDLEWLRQRWANRR from the coding sequence ATGATTGAGTCGTTACCGGCCTTCTGGGCCGTAATTCCTGCCGCGGGCGTCGGTGCCCGTATGGCTGCGGACCGTCCCAAGCAATACTTGCAGCTGGGCGGGCGCACTATTCTCGAACACAGCCTCGGCTGTTTCCTCGATCATCCAGCCCTGAAGGGATTGGTGGTCAGTCTTGCTATCGACGATCCTTACTGGCCGAACCTGGCCTGTGCTGCCGATCCGCGTATTCAGCGGGTTGAAGGCGGCGCCGAGCGTTCCGGGTCAGTGCTCAACGCCTTGCTGCATCTGCATGCCCAGGGCGCTGACGATGAGGATTGGGTGTTGGTTCACGATGCCGCGCGACCGAATCTGGCGCGTGATGATCTCGATAAATTGCTCAGTGAACTGGCTGACGATTCGGTGGGCGGTCTATTGGCGGTGCCTGCGCGCGACACCCTCAAACGGGTCGACAAGCATGGGCGAGTGCTGGAAACCGTGGATCGCAGCGTGATCTGGCAGGCGTATACGCCGCAGATGTTTCGCCTTGGAGCATTGCATCGGGCGTTGGCGGACAGCCTGGTGGCAGATGTTGTCATCACCGATGAAGCCTCGGCGATGGAGTGGGCAGGTATGGCACCCCGTTTGATCGAAGGTCGATCCGATAACATCAAAGTCACTCGCCCCGAAGACCTGGAGTGGTTGCGCCAGCGTTGGGCGAACCGCCGTTAA